One stretch of Streptomyces hygroscopicus DNA includes these proteins:
- a CDS encoding helicase, protein MKDAQSQLSDHRDDFVQYLRRQLVGPAVAEEETLADPPDRRYLMGTLYPRGASLLEHSQDDGEQAFDEEAAGNGEEDSFADDPVAEANAWLPSSLGFSFFTNAPRLEVACEASRYVTHREGGRRSWRRQPRLSTKETVTADQRDPIPVLDGHGRLHTRWRRFGTGHLVTCVLANAHDEEESTYKDRDLMLFQAELRATTLGGEVLEYPSTRLNSRDEEEQELRVQYRHIVTRAVGHGCAVEWDTDADPVTTVRAEVMPQQVVEHIKPDGPKNLPVLNLAHLARTDVAVEDLRAELMAFVLGYRTWFETQRSQAADLQPWAAVPAVRILRRIETAVERMEAGVNALTASTAGGDKAREAFRLANRAMALQMLHSRPELAGSRRRRNSDVLELSEPDGDYAWHPFQLAYFLLVVEGLMNPEHEDRKTVDLIWFPTGGGKTEAYLLTACFEILWRRLRFGAIGGGTAVLSRYTLSLLTTQQFQRTATAICALEYIRRGHDGPLSHDLGQEPISIGLWVGKETTPNKISAAQEELGILKQMNEPDDRFLLERCPWCGTEMVPERQGQDRDFGIRADGVTTWFFCPRDTCIFHEHLPVSVVDEQIYKEPPTFVLGTVDKFARLAWEREAGNLFGRGGKRAPSLVIQDELHLLAGPLGTTVGLYESAILELCSWGGIVPKVIASTATIRRSQDQVRSLYGRPTQLFPPAGIDAGSSYFASPDKDKPGRLYVGVMAQGHTASTSTVHVGAAALQAPKEICDDDTLRDAYWTAVAYHNSLRELGRTVTIARDDIPARLEHLTNDDTRRRRLNDDAVVELTSNIPRAAQPRLLERLGKSFKDRGSVSFLATTNMLSVGVDVPRLGLMLMNGQPKTTSEYIQATSRVGRRHVPGLIVTLFRSTKPRDRSHYESFGVYHRSLYRHVEPTSVTPWSLPSRKRALHAVLIILVRHGIGLDAEDKAGDILERTVEVDRIRDLVVSHVRRADPGEADAATAQLDSLIGEWRQEAEIARNQGSRLYYQPQGRTHGSLLTDFGKQDGLWETAQSMRNVDRECLVAVKGA, encoded by the coding sequence GTGAAGGACGCGCAATCACAGCTCTCCGACCACCGCGACGACTTCGTGCAGTACCTCCGTCGGCAACTGGTCGGGCCCGCCGTTGCCGAGGAGGAAACCCTCGCCGACCCTCCGGATCGCCGCTATCTGATGGGGACGTTGTATCCGCGTGGAGCCTCCCTGCTGGAGCACTCACAGGACGACGGCGAGCAGGCATTCGACGAGGAAGCGGCCGGCAACGGAGAGGAGGACAGTTTCGCCGACGACCCCGTGGCCGAGGCGAACGCATGGCTTCCGTCGTCGCTGGGCTTCTCCTTCTTCACCAACGCACCCCGTTTGGAGGTGGCGTGCGAGGCCTCTCGCTACGTGACGCACCGTGAGGGCGGACGTCGTAGCTGGCGACGGCAACCGCGGCTCTCCACGAAAGAGACCGTCACCGCGGACCAGCGGGACCCGATCCCCGTTCTGGATGGGCACGGCCGTCTCCACACGAGGTGGCGTCGCTTCGGCACCGGGCACCTGGTCACGTGTGTTCTGGCCAACGCGCATGACGAAGAGGAGAGTACGTACAAGGACCGGGACCTGATGCTCTTCCAGGCGGAGCTTCGGGCGACGACACTCGGCGGAGAAGTGCTCGAGTATCCCAGCACCCGCCTCAACAGCCGCGACGAGGAGGAGCAGGAGCTTCGTGTCCAGTACCGGCACATCGTGACCCGAGCCGTGGGGCACGGATGCGCCGTCGAATGGGACACCGATGCCGACCCGGTCACCACCGTCCGAGCGGAGGTCATGCCCCAGCAGGTGGTCGAGCACATCAAACCCGACGGCCCCAAAAACCTGCCGGTGCTCAACCTTGCGCATCTGGCCCGGACCGATGTCGCGGTGGAAGACCTCCGGGCGGAACTGATGGCCTTCGTCCTGGGCTATCGCACGTGGTTCGAGACCCAGCGGTCCCAGGCGGCCGACTTGCAGCCGTGGGCTGCTGTTCCCGCCGTACGAATCCTCCGGCGCATCGAGACCGCAGTCGAGCGCATGGAGGCGGGGGTGAACGCTCTCACCGCCTCGACCGCCGGGGGTGACAAGGCACGAGAAGCCTTCCGCCTGGCCAACCGGGCCATGGCACTCCAGATGCTCCACAGTCGCCCGGAACTGGCGGGCAGCCGTCGCCGCAGGAACAGCGACGTACTCGAACTGTCCGAGCCCGATGGCGACTATGCGTGGCACCCGTTCCAGCTCGCGTACTTCCTGCTCGTGGTCGAGGGCCTGATGAACCCGGAGCACGAGGACCGGAAGACCGTCGACCTCATCTGGTTCCCCACGGGTGGCGGCAAGACGGAGGCGTACCTGCTCACGGCCTGCTTCGAGATCCTTTGGCGCCGGTTGCGGTTCGGCGCGATCGGGGGCGGCACCGCCGTTCTGAGCCGATACACGCTGAGTCTGCTCACCACGCAGCAGTTCCAGCGCACGGCGACGGCCATCTGTGCCCTCGAGTACATAAGGAGGGGGCACGACGGGCCGCTGTCCCACGATCTGGGGCAGGAGCCCATCTCCATCGGACTCTGGGTGGGCAAGGAGACCACACCGAACAAGATCTCCGCCGCGCAGGAAGAGCTCGGGATCCTGAAGCAGATGAACGAGCCCGACGATCGCTTCCTGCTGGAACGTTGTCCCTGGTGCGGCACCGAGATGGTCCCGGAACGACAGGGACAGGACCGGGACTTCGGTATTCGGGCGGACGGCGTCACCACCTGGTTCTTCTGCCCGCGCGACACCTGCATCTTCCACGAGCACCTTCCGGTGTCCGTCGTGGACGAACAGATCTACAAGGAACCTCCGACGTTCGTTCTCGGCACCGTGGACAAGTTCGCGCGGTTGGCGTGGGAGCGGGAGGCCGGGAACCTCTTCGGCAGGGGCGGCAAACGCGCCCCCTCGCTGGTGATCCAGGATGAGTTGCACCTGCTGGCCGGCCCACTGGGCACGACGGTCGGTCTGTACGAATCGGCCATCCTCGAGCTGTGCTCCTGGGGCGGCATCGTGCCGAAGGTCATCGCGTCGACGGCGACGATTCGACGCTCCCAGGACCAGGTCCGCAGCCTCTACGGTCGCCCGACACAGCTCTTCCCCCCGGCGGGGATCGACGCCGGCAGCTCCTACTTCGCCTCACCCGACAAGGACAAGCCGGGACGTCTGTACGTGGGCGTCATGGCACAGGGGCACACCGCCTCGACCTCGACCGTTCATGTGGGTGCCGCCGCGTTGCAGGCCCCGAAGGAGATCTGTGACGACGACACGCTCCGCGACGCGTACTGGACCGCGGTCGCTTACCACAACAGCCTGCGAGAACTCGGTCGAACGGTCACGATCGCGCGAGACGACATTCCCGCGCGTCTCGAGCACCTGACGAACGACGACACCCGACGGCGCAGACTGAACGATGACGCGGTGGTCGAACTGACCAGCAACATCCCGCGCGCCGCTCAGCCACGCCTCCTCGAGCGCCTGGGCAAGAGCTTCAAGGATCGTGGCAGTGTCTCCTTCCTCGCCACGACGAACATGCTCTCCGTGGGCGTCGACGTTCCACGGCTCGGCCTCATGCTCATGAACGGGCAGCCCAAGACGACATCGGAATACATCCAGGCCACCAGCCGCGTCGGCCGTCGTCATGTACCGGGGCTGATCGTCACGCTCTTCCGCTCCACCAAACCACGCGACCGGTCCCACTACGAGTCCTTCGGTGTCTACCATCGCTCGCTCTACCGGCATGTGGAACCGACCAGTGTCACACCATGGTCCCTGCCTTCGCGGAAACGAGCCCTGCACGCCGTGCTCATCATCTTGGTGCGCCACGGAATCGGCCTCGATGCGGAGGACAAGGCCGGGGACATCCTCGAGCGCACAGTCGAAGTCGATCGGATCCGTGACCTCGTGGTGAGCCACGTGCGGCGGGCCGATCCGGGCGAGGCCGACGCCGCGACCGCGCAGTTGGACTCGCTGATCGGAGAATGGCGGCAGGAGGCCGAGATCGCGCGTAACCAGGGCAGCCGTCTCTACTACCAACCCCAGGGACGGACGCACGGATCACTCCTCACCGACTTCGGCAAGCAGGACGGTCTGTGGGAGACGGCTCAATCGATGCGCAACGTCGACCGTGAGTGCCTCGTGGCCGTGAAAGGGGCGTGA